The following proteins are co-located in the Microvirga ossetica genome:
- a CDS encoding glycosyltransferase family 4 protein — MGGSHVSTFTLARALQEEHGVRCLVLCPAETLIARHAIESGLHVISTGEAPTSRHHLIYDASRLFARLQIAKAFPADSVVHFNDLRTMQSWGPIARLAGKPVVYHHRSLNRMTPPKRFLIGLADEVICISASCRDNVSFVRPTKSAVVLNPVHIDPASAQRVDARRFAAEQGCPTDRLLVGFVGNFWFWKRPDLFLQICSRLLQARTDCHFVVFGRSGDWTEHDLVHIAQDLGIADRITFAGFHLPGERNIAALDLLIATSVREPFGRTLVEAAIVGTPYVATDDAGYREIWNTWRGGRLVPVTATADEFAQVALDILSVPENVVLGSKERNRVAKDTSASTHAIQIMEIYDRLRPSLRETVGDP, encoded by the coding sequence ATGGGAGGTAGCCATGTTTCCACCTTTACTCTTGCGCGAGCGCTGCAGGAAGAGCATGGCGTTCGATGCCTTGTCCTCTGCCCTGCGGAAACTCTGATCGCTCGGCACGCGATCGAGAGTGGGCTTCACGTCATCTCGACGGGCGAAGCTCCGACATCCCGTCATCATCTAATATACGACGCGTCTCGGCTGTTCGCTCGCTTGCAGATTGCAAAAGCGTTTCCTGCGGACAGCGTAGTCCATTTCAACGATCTGCGGACGATGCAGTCCTGGGGACCGATTGCCCGGCTAGCCGGGAAGCCCGTCGTGTATCATCACCGGTCGCTCAATAGAATGACCCCTCCAAAACGCTTTCTTATCGGCCTCGCAGATGAAGTCATCTGTATCTCGGCGTCATGTCGGGACAACGTCTCATTTGTCAGGCCGACCAAAAGTGCAGTTGTCCTCAATCCAGTCCATATAGATCCTGCGAGCGCGCAGCGGGTTGATGCGCGCCGGTTTGCTGCGGAACAAGGCTGTCCGACGGACAGGTTGCTGGTAGGCTTTGTTGGTAACTTCTGGTTCTGGAAGCGTCCGGATCTATTCCTGCAAATCTGCTCGAGATTGCTGCAAGCCCGAACCGACTGCCACTTCGTGGTCTTCGGACGTAGCGGCGATTGGACTGAACACGATCTTGTTCACATAGCGCAGGACCTTGGAATAGCTGATCGGATAACATTTGCCGGATTTCATCTGCCGGGAGAACGGAATATTGCCGCTCTTGACCTTCTTATCGCGACATCCGTTCGTGAGCCATTCGGTCGTACACTCGTTGAGGCCGCAATTGTCGGAACACCATATGTAGCCACGGACGACGCGGGCTACCGGGAGATATGGAACACTTGGCGCGGAGGTCGTCTCGTCCCAGTTACAGCCACTGCGGATGAATTCGCTCAGGTCGCACTCGACATTTTGAGCGTGCCCGAAAATGTCGTTCTCGGAAGCAAAGAGCGCAACCGGGTCGCCAAGGACACCTCGGCAAGTACACACGCGATCCAGATCATGGAAATCTACGATCGCCTTCGGCCTTCTCTCCGTGAGACCGTGGGAGATCCTTGA